The window CTGCGGCCGGGACGCTTTTCAGCGAGGTCGCGACGCGGACTCTGAGGCCCTCGCGCAGACCGGTTTCGCTCAAGGCAGAAAGCCCTCGAAGACCATCTGGTCGGCATGCTCGGCCGCGCGGGCGCGATCCTCCGGCGTGCGCACCGTCCAGCTCATCAGCGGCAGGCCCAGCGCCTTGCGGCAAAGGAAAGGCGCGGCGCTCGGCAGATCGGCGACCTTCCAGGAGATGAAATCAGGCCGGCTCTCCTCGAAGTGCAGGAGATTGGCGAGCGCGTGCTTCTGTGCGGCCGAGAGGCGGACATAGTCGCCATAGTCGTACTCGTTCATCGCGACGATGCCGCGGGCGAAGCCGGGCGCGAATTCGCGCAGGGCTGCGACGATCACCGGATCGAAGGATTTCAGCACGATCGGCTGGCCCTTGTGGCCTTCGAGGATCTGCGCGATGCGCTTCGTCAGCCGCAGGTCGCCGTCGAAGCGGCTCTTGACCTCGATCACCAGCGGCGTCTTGCCGCCGATGGCGTCGAGGAAGCCGGTCAGCGTCGGGATGCGGTCGCTGGCGCCCTTCAGCCCGATCTGGGCCAGTTCGGCCGCCTTGCGGGCGTCGACACGGCCGCTCTCGGCGGTGAGGCGGTCGAGGACGAAGTCGTGGAAGACGACCGCATCCTCGTCGGCGCTGAGCTGGACGTCGCACTCGATAGCGAAATTGCCGGCGATCGCGCCTGCGGCCGCCGAGAGCGAGTTCTCGATCACGCCGCCGGCGGCATCGTGCAGACCACGATGCGCGATCGGGCGGGCGGTGAGCCAGGCTTCTGCCGGCATCAGGCGATCTCGAACATGGCTTCGACCTCGACGGCAGCGTCGGCCGGCAGGTTGGCGACGCCGACGGTCGAACGGGCATGGCGGCCGGCATCGCCGAGCACCTCGACCATGAAGTCGGAGGCGCCGTTCATGATCGCCGGCAATGCGGCGAAATGCGGGGCGGCGTTGATGAAGCCGCCGAGGCGGACGCAGCGCACGATCCGGCCGAGATCGCCGCCGAGCGCCGCCTTGGCCTGGGCCAGGACGTTGATGGCGCAGAGCTTGGCCGCCTCGAGCCCGGCCTCGTTGAAGATCTCGGCGCCGAGCTTGCCCTTGTGCGCATCGGAGAGCTTGCCATCGAGGCCGAAGCAGATCTGCCCGGAGATGATCAGCAGGTTGCCGGTGATGACATAGGGCACGTAGTTCGCGACCGGGGCAGCCGGGGCAGGCAGGGTGATGCCGAGGGCGGCGAGCTTGGTGTCGACGGCGTTCATCGGAGAGGCTCCTGACCGGATCTGAACAGGAGCCTTTCATCGCCGATGCCAAGCCGGGTCGCAAGCGCGACGCGGCTTGGCCGATGTGCCTGCCGAGCAGGGCGGATCAGGCGGCGTCGGCACGCACCGTGCGATAGCGCTCGGCAGGCCGGTTGCGCGAGAGATTGGGGCCGAGCGCCAGCCGCGCCGCGCTGTAGCGCTCGAAGTCGACCGGATCCGGCAGCGAGGGGATGGTGACGAGCTCGCCCTGATCGAAGCCGGCCAGCGCCGCATCGACCATGTCGTCGACCTCCATGATCATTTCGGGCGGGAAGCCGTCGACATTGACGCCGGCGCGGGCCCAGATCTCGGTGCGGGTGGCTCCCGGCAACACGGCCTGGACGCGGACGCCGGCCGCCTCGAGCTCCTTCTGCAATGAGAGGCTGAGGTTCAGCACATAGGCTTTGGTGCCGCTGTAGCTACCGTTGAAGAGCTCCGGCGCGAGCGCCAGCACCGAGGCAATATTGATGATGGCGCCGACCTTGCGGGCGGCGAAGTTGCGGGCGGCCGCGGCGGCGAGACGGGTCGGTGCGATGACGTTGAGCTCGATCATGGTCTGGAAGCGATCGATGTCGCCTTCGACCAGCGTTCCGGCGACGGACATGCCGGCATTATTGACCAGCACGGTCAGGCTCTCGTCCTCGCGCAGGCGCTGCTCGACCAAAGCGAGATCCGCCTTGGCTGTCAGATCGGCCTTCAGCCATTCGACCTTGCGGCAGGTCTCGCGGCCGAGGCGCTCGGCGAGGGCGGTAAGGCGCGCTTCATCACGGGCAACGAGGACGAGATCATAGCCGCGACGGGCCAGTCTGTCGGCATAGACGGCGCCGATCCCGGTCGAGGCGCCGGTGATGAGGGCGGTGCCAAGCTGCTGCGTAGCCATGTCTATCTCCGTTCGGGTTTGGGTAATATTTTTCATGATGATCATCATGATTGAATTTAGATGATGTCTATCATATAAAGAGTCAAGAGCTGGATTTTGGATTTCGAAGGAGCGGGCCGATGCGTGTCAGCCGCGAACAGATGGCAGAGAACCGCGAGCGCATTCTCGAAACGGCGGCGACCATGTTTCGAGAGCGCGGTTTCGACGGGGTCGGCGTCGCCGATGTGATGAAGGCGGTCGGCCTGACCCATGGCGGCTTCTATGGGCATTTCTCGTCGAAGGATGATCTCGCCGCGCAGGCGCTCGGCCGCGCCTTCAGCAACGCCAACCACTGGCTGGAGGAGGCCAAGGCGGCCGAACCGGATGCGCCGCTGCAGGCGATCGCCAGCCGCTACCTGTCGCCTCTACACCGCGACGATCCCGGCCATGGTTGCCCGGTGGCGGCGCTCGGTTGCGATATCGCGCGCTTGGGCGAAGCATCGCGGGCTGCCGCGACGGAGGGCGCGCGCGCGGCGATCACGAGCCTGTCATCCGTCATGCCTGGGGCGACCGAAGAGGAACGGCGAGCCGCAGCCCTTGCGGGGTACGCCACGCTCATCGGAGCGCTCGTCCTGTCCCGCATGGTCGAGGATAAAGCGCTTTCGGAAGAGGTGCTTGCTGCGGCGGGGGCCGCGCTGCGAGCAGAGGCGCCCTGATCGGACACGCGACGATGCGGGCCGCCTTGTTTGCGCCATTGCCGCAATGCACCTAGATTCGCAGGGGCTGCAATTCGACCCAGCCAAGAGCGTGAATCGAGGATCGGCATGAAGACGTATCGCGGCGGGATCGCAGGCCTGGCGGTGATGGCGGCCACTGGAGCATGGGCGCAGAGTCCTGCCGATCGTGTCGTGCTCGTGCCGCACCGGGCGGTCTATGATCTCGTGCTCGATGACGGCAAGCCGTCGCGCGACATCACAACGGCGCGCGGCCGCATCGCCTTCGATTTCTCGGGCGATGCCTGCGATGGCTATGCGCTTTCCTTCCGCCAGGTCACGGAACTGACCAGTGAAGGCGGGCCACGCGTCATCGACGCCCGGACCACGAGCTTCGAAGAAGGTGACGCCAAGAGCTATCGCTTCAAGACCGAAAGCTCTGCCGCCGGTGCGCCTGCCGATGTCGTCGACGGCACGGCCAAGAAGGGCGAGGCCGGCTATGAGGTGAGCTTGCGCGCGCCCAAGGCCGAGACGCATCGCGAGGCGAGCGCGGCGATGTTCCCGAACGAGCAGATGAAGGCGGTGATCAAGGCGGCGCGGGCCGGGCAGAACACCTTCAATGTCCGCCTCTATGACGGCGCCAATTCCGGCAAGGACGTCTACGACACGCTCTCGGTGATCGGCCGCAAGATCGCGACGCCGGCGGCCGAGGCACCGTTGCGGAAGCCCGAATTCGAGAAGCTCGCCCGCTGGCCGGTGACGATCTCCTATTTCAAGGTCGGTTCGGGTGAGAGCACGCCGGCCTATACCGTCTCCTTCGAGCTCTACGAGAACGGCGTCACCGGCGCTATCCGGCTCGATTACGGTTCATTCGCCCTGCGCGGCACGCTCACGCGTCTGGATCTGCTTCCGGCGAGCGAGTGCTCGAAGTAGCGCGGCGCCTATCACGCAGAGACAGGCCCTTCTCGATCGCGGCATCGCCGAATTTGGCGCGAACCGCGTCGAGGGCGTTCTCCATCGCCTTCAGCTTCGGTGTCTGCAGGTCGGCGAGGTCGCCGCGGTCGGCCTCGGCGGGATCGGAGAAATCGCTCATGCCGATGCCGATCAGCCGGTAGCGCGGCCCAGTGCATTCGCGCTTGAGCAGGTCACGCCCGGCAGAAAAGAGCCGCGCGGCGAGCTGGCTCGGCTCGGGCAGGCGGACGGCGCGGGTGATGAGGTGGAAATCATGGGTCTTGAGCTTGAGGGTGACGGTGCGCCCGGCGAGCTCCTGCGCCTTCAGCCGCCGCGAGGTTTTCTCACAGAGCCGCCAGAGGATCGGCTCCAGCTCCTCGAAGCGGGCAAGGTCGACGTCGAGCGTCGTCTCGGATGAGACGGTCTTGGCCTCGTGCTCGACCGTGACCTTGCGGGGATCGATACCGAGCGCGAGGTTTTTCAGGCGCGGCCCATCCTTGCCGACCAGGCGATAAAGCGTGGCGATCTCGGCCTTGGCGAGGTCGCCGATGGTGCGGAAGCCCGATTGCGCCAGTTTCGCCGCGCCGGCCTGGCCGATGCCCGGGATCATCCCGACCGGCTTTTGGGCGAGGAAGGCGACCGCCTCGGCCTGGCCGATGATCGAGAAGCCGCGCGGCTTGTCGAGGTCGGAGGCGACCTTGGCCAGGAACTTGGCGTAGGACAGCCCGACCGAGATGGTGATGCCGATCTCGTCTTCGATCCGGCGCTGGAAGCGGGCGAGGGTCAAGGCCGGGCTGGCGTGGTGGAGCCGCTCGGTGCCGCCGAGGTCGAGGAAGGCCTCGTCGATCGAGATCGGCTCGACCAGCGGCGTCAATTCCTGCATCAGCTTGCGGACCTGGCGGCCGACGTCGACGTACTTTGCCATGTTCGGCTTGACCACGATCGCTTCGGGGCAGGCCTTTAGCGCCTTGAACATCGGCATGGCCGAGCGCACGCCGGACATGCGGGCGATGTAGCAGCAGGTCGAGACCACGCCACGCTTGCCACCGCCGACGATCACCGGCTTGTCGAGCAGGCTCGGATCGTCGCGCTTCTCGATCGCGGCATAGAAGGCGTCGCAGTCGATGTGGGCGAGATGGAGACTGTCGCGCTCGGCATGGCGCAGCAGGCGCGGCGAGCCGCAAGCCGGGCAGCGGCGCAGACCGGGCGGTGAACGCGCCTCGTCATGGTCCTGCAGGCAGTCGCGGCAGAGCACCCGGCCGGAGCTGGCGATGCCTGCCGGCAGGGTCATGGCTCGAAGGCTTCGGGCGGGCCGGCGAGGATTTCGCGCGCCTGCGCGACGATCTCCGGATTCAGGCTTAAGTTTCCGGCAAACTCAAGCAACAGCGAATCGCTGGCGCAGAGATGGTCGAGTACGCCCAGAAGGAAGCCCGGCTCCTGTGCCGCGCCACGTAAGGTGGCAGGGCCGAGGCCGGTGACAGCCAGAAATGGCTCCAGGCGCTCAGGCTCGGAAGCCAGGAAGGCGAGCGCCTTGAGTGCCAGCGTCTCGGCTTCGTCGCTGGTGATTGGATGAGGCATAGCTATCTAAGACCGGCGAGTCTGGTTTCAGGTTTGCGTTTCGTCAACTGCTCGCGTGTTAAGGCTAGCACTGAACGCGGCCGCCGGCCCGGGAAATCCGTCTGATTGGATGCCTGGCCGGGCGGCCTTGGGGGACAGATGACAAAGACGGTTCTGATCGTCGAGGACAACGAGCTCAACATGAAGCTCTTCAACGACCTGTTGGAGGCTCATGGCTATGCGACGCTCAAGACCGCCGACGGCATCGAGGCGATCGAGCTGGCGCGCACGCACCGGCCCGACCTGATCCTGATGGACATCCAGCTGCCGGAGGTTTCGGGGCTGGAGGTGACGAAATGGATCAAGGAGGACGATGCGCTGAAGTCGATCCCGGTCATCGCGGTCACTGCTTTCGCGATGAAGGGCGATGAGGAGCGTATTCGGGAGGGCGGCTGCGAGGCCTATATCTCGAAACCGATCTCGGTCGGCAAGTTCCTGGAGACAGTTCGCGCCTATGTCGGCACAGCCTGAAGGGAAGCGCTGAGCCATGTCAGCCCGGATCCTGGTCGTCGACGACATCGCTGCGAATGTGAAGCTGCTCGAAGCCAAGCTCAGCGCCGAGTATTTCGATGTCGCCACCGCGACGAACGGGATCGAGGCGCTGGCGATCTGCGAGCGCGGCGAGGCCGATCTCGTCCTGCTCGACGTCATGATGCCGGGCATGAACGGCTTCGAGGTCTGCCGCCGCCTCAAGAACAGCGCGACCACGGCCCACATCCCCGTGGTCATGGTCACGGCGCTCGACCAGCCGAGCGACCGGCTGAAGGGGCTCGATGCCGGCGCCGACGACTTCCTGACCAAGCCGATCGACGACACGGCGCTGTTTGCCCGGGTGCGCAGCCTGGTGCGGCTCAAATCGGTCACGGACGAATTGCGCCAGCGCGCGCTTGCCTCGCGCCAGCTCGGCATCGCCGATCCGCTCGCGGCCGCCGCTGCCGAAACCGGGCTCAATGGCCGCGTCCTCCTGATCGAGGACAGGCCTTTGATCGCCCAGCGCCTGGTCCAGGCGCTCTCGGCCTTCCATTCGATCGAGACCGAGCCCGATGCGCAGGCGGCGCTTACCCGCGCTGCCGAAGGCGATTTCGAGATCGTGCTGGTGAGCCTCGACCTGCAGAACTATGACGGCCTGCGCCTGTGCAGCCAGCTGCGCTCGCTCGAGCGGACCCGCAATCTTTCCGTGCTGCTGCTCGGCGAGGCTGAAGACCGGGCCCGTGTTCTGCGTGGCCTCGAGATCGGCGCGCATGACTTCCTGGTCCGGCCGATCGATCGGAACGAATTGCTGGCGCGCGCCCGGACATTGGTTCGCCGCAAGCGCTTCGCCGAGCGGTTGCGCGACAGCGTGCAGTCCTCGATGGAAATGGCGGTGATGGACCAGCTCACCGGCCTGCATAATCGTCGCTATCTCGACAGCAGGCTGTCGGTGCTGTTCGACGAATCGGCGCTCCGGGCCCGGGCGCTCTCACTGCTGGTGCTCGACGTGGATCGCTTCAAGGTGGTCAATGATAGCTGGGGCCACGACGCCGGCGACGAGGTGCTGCGCGAGTTCGCCGACCGGATCCGCGCCTGCACGCGCGGTATCGACCTGGTGGCGCGCATGGGCGGCGAAGAGGTCGTCGTGGTCCTGCCGGATACCGCGCTCGACGCGGCGCGTGCGGTGGCGGAGCGGATTCGGCAGCGGGTCGAGGGCGAACCCTTCCAGATCCAGCGCGGCCAACGCTCGATCACGGTGACGGTGTCGATCGGTGTCGCCAGCCGGCGCGCAGGCGATGCCGGGCCGGTCGAGATGATGAAGCGGGCCGACGAGGCGGTGTACCGGGCCAAGGCGGCCGGCCGCAATCGCGTCATCGTCGCGAGCGCTGCCTGAAGGGCAGGGGCGCCCGGCCGGTAAGGTTTCCAAGTAGGGTTAAGTTTCGATGAATATTGGTGAATCAATCAGATTCGATTGATTCGGAGGGGCTTCCTCGTAGGGTGATTTCCAAGAGAACGGCTGCACGCGCAGCCGTCCGGAATGCCCTTCGGAAGCCCAGGTTCCGCCGCATCTCCTGGGTTACCGCTGGGCTCGGCCGGTCGATGGCGGGATCCTGGCCTCCTCAGCCCCGTCGTCGACCGGCCACCTCGTTATCCGGTGGTTTTCGCCCATAGCGACGCTCGCGTCAGTGCAGGTGGCGCTCGATTAATTCCGGCACCCAATAGCCAAGCAGGCCGAAGCCGGCGAGCAGCAGCAGAAGCAGCAGGGCAGCGCGCAGGCGATGCGTCCAGCGACGCGACTCGTCGACCTCGACGATCAGGCGCAGGAAGCCGCGCAGCAACCCGCCCGGGCGCGAATGCGGTTCTCCTGGATCGGGGCGGCTGTTCAAGACGATGCTCCTGCCGACGCGGCGAGCGGTGCCGCGGCCGGATGACAGGGTAAGAGATCGAAGCATCCGACGCCAGCGACGTCACGGCGGAACAGTGAACCCCTGATCGCGTTGAAGTCATCAGCCGTCGATCTCGGCAAATACTGGCCGAAGATTAGGCAGTAGCGTGACGTAAGGTCTCATTAACCGTCGTCATCTCATGCTAGTCTGGTGACGATTCGCATGCCCTGCTATTTGGCTGCGAAGATGCTGGCCTGACATCCTCGCCAAGGAGCGACCCATGCGTATCATCGCATCGGCGCTCTGCCTCGCGCTGTTGCCGTGGGGCGGAGGGCCTGTTCACGCGCATAGCTGGTACCCGTATGATTGTTGCAGCGACCGGGATTGCTGGCCGATGGGCCTCGATGCCGATGCGAAAGAGCCTGATCCGCGCATCGTTCCGGGTGGGTATCTCACTCATGATGGACATTTCGTGCCGGAGCAGGCGACGCGCGTCTCGAAGGACGGGCGCTTCCACATCTGCCGCAGCGGCGGAATGCTGACGGGGACGGTTATCGCGCCGTCCCAGAGGCCGTTCTGCCTGTTCGTGCCGAAGCCGGCGTTCTGAAAGGGCGAGCCCGCTGGCAGCAGATACGAAAAAGCCGCCGGAAACCGGCGGCTCTTCGAACCAGAACAAGTGGTTAGGGCGAAGCCCTTACTTGATCTTGGTTTCCTTGAACTCGACGTGCTTGCGCGCGACCGGGTCGTACTTCTTCTTCGACATCTTCTCGGTCATGGTACGCGAGTTCTTCTTGGTCACGTAGAAGAACCCGGTGTCCGCGGTCGAGATGAGCTTGATTTTGATGGTCACGGCCTTGGCCATGGCGGAGCCCTCGAATAGATGGGGCCGCCGTCGGCCCGCGCAGAAAACAAAATGGCCGGGCGAGCCCGGCAATCCGATGGGCGGGGAATGCCGTATCGGCGTCGGCAAGTCAAGGAATATCGGGCGGGTACACGGATTTTCCGCCGCCCGACGGCGTCAGAGCAGCTCGCGCACGAAGCTGCCGCGCCTCTCCCAGTAGAACGGAACCGGCAGATACTGAGCGAATCCGGCCTTCAGGCGTTCCTCGACCTCGGCGATGATCACCTTGGTGATGGTCGGCAGGTCGAGTTCGCGCGCTTCGTCGAAGGTGACGGAGACTAGGTCGACGAGTTCCGAATCGGGACCGATCACGCCGTCGACCTTGCCGGCGACGGCACGGGCATCGACGGCGAAGAAGCGGGTGTCGAAGCGCTTGGGCCGGCGCGGCGGCGTGATGGCGCGGGCGACGAAGGTGACGGCGCCGAGATCGGGGAAGACGCCCTTGGCCGCGAACTCGGCCCAGACGCCCGCAGGCGGGTTCTCGGGCGCGCCATATTCGGCGCTGCCGAAGATCAGGCCGGTCTCCTCGAAGGTCTCGCGAATCGCCGCCAGCGCCAGTGCGCGGCCGCGCTGCAGGCTCGGGCGCACGCAGCGGGCAAGCAGGCGCTGCTCGCAAGGACCGGCGAGGGCGCCGGTCGCAGCCATGCGGCGGTCGCCGGCTTCGATGCGTCCGCCCGGGAAGACGTATTTGCCCGGCATGAACTTGTGGCCGGCATGGCGCTTGCCCATCAACACCCTGGGCTTCTTCCCGGAATGATCGAGGATCAGCATGGTCGCGGCGTCGCGCGGGCGCAGGTTGACGTTGGTGCGTGCCCGCTCAGCCTGGGTCAGGGTGATGGTGTGGTCACTCATCGCCCGCCGATTGCCTTCATGGCGGGCTGGCGCTCAGGTCTCGGCATGGCGCCGCCGAAGCCGTGCATGCGCAGCGCCCATTGCAGGCCGATGACCGCGCCCTTGGCCGGCTGCATCAGCGCCAGGCTGAGGAAGACGGTCAGCGGCAGCCAGACCCAGAGGTGCAGCGCGATCGACCAGTCGCTGTACTTCTCAGCCAGCAGGATGCCGCCGACGATGACATGGCCGACGATGGTGATGACGATATAGGGCGGCAGATCGTCGGCACGCTGATGGTGCAGAGTCTCGCCGCAGGCCTCGCAGGAATCGACCGGCTTCAGGAAGGCGCGAAACAGCTTGCCTTCGCCGCAATGCGGGCAGCGACCGAAGAGGCCGCGACGCATAGCCTGACGCCAGTCGCGAGCCTGGACCGGCTTGGGTTGGTGACAATGTATGGACATGGGATGTCTTCGTTAATGCGGGGCGTCAGCGCTTGCGGCCCGATCGTTTGGGCGGGGGGCGGCCCTGCTTTCGCCCCATAGGTAAAGCAGGCCGTGACCTTTTGCCAGAGCGGTCGGATGTCGCGGGCCTGCCCTCTGTGAGCAACTCGAATCGCAGAGCTCCTGCGACCGGCGCCGCCTCGACCAGTTTGACATGGACACGGTCGCCGAGGCGCCAGCTTTCGCCGGTGCGATCGCCGACCAGCGCATGGGCGCGCTCGTCATGGCGATAATAATCGGCGCCCAGTGTCGAGGCCGGGATGAAGCCGTCGGCGCCGGTGCCGTCGAGCTTGACGAAGAGGCCGGCGCGATTGAGGCCGGCGATGCGGCCGTCGAAGCTGGAGCCGATCTGGTCGGCAAGGAAATGCGCGATCAACCGGTCGGTGGTCTCGCGCTCGGCCGCCATGGCGCGCCGCTCGGCCGCCGAGATCCGGGTCGCGACCTCGCGCAACTCGGCAAGCGTCGTCGCTTTCGGCAGGCCGTCATCGCCGAGCTTCAACGCCGCGACCAAAGCGCGATGCAAGATCAGGTCGGCATAGCGACGGATCGGCGAGGTGAAATGGGCATAGCGGCGCAGGTTCAGGCCGAAATGCCCGTAATTCTCGGCGACGTATTCGGCCTGTGCCTGAGTGCGCAGCACGACCTCGTTGAGCAGGAGCTCGTTCTCCGAGCCCTTGATCATGGCGAGGATGCGGTTGAACAGCGCCGGCCGCAGCGCCGCGTCCTTCGGCAGCTTGATGCCGATCGAGGCCAGGACCTCGCCGAGCGCCCGCATCTTCTCGAGCGAGGGCTCGTCATGGCAGCGATAGATCAGATGGCTGCTCGCCTTCTCCAGCGTCTCGGCGGCGGCGACGTTGGCGAGGATCATGAACTCCTCGATCAGCCGGTGCGCGGCCAGCCGCTCGGGCACGATCACGCGGGTGACCTTGCCATTGGCGTCGAGGACGAGCTTGCGCTCGGGCAGATCGAGGTCGAGCGGCTGGCGGGCGTCGCGGGCGCGCGCTGCCGAGCCGTAGGCGGCCCAGAGCGGCATCAGGATGCTGTCGCGGATCGGGCTGGTGAGATCGTCCGGCTTGCCGTCGATAGCAGCCTGGGCCTGTTGGTAGGAGAGCTTCGCCGCCGAGCGCATCATGATGCGGTGGAAGGAATGGCTCTTCTTGGCTCCGTCGGCCTTGAGGATCAGGCGGACGGCGAGGGCGGGGCGGTCTTCGCCGCCGCGCAGCGAGCAGAGATCGTTCGAGATGCGCTCGGGCAGCATCGGCACGACACGGTCAGGGAAATAGACCGAGTTGCCGCGCTCCAGCGCCTCGCGGTCGAGTGCCGAGCCGGGGCGGACATAAGAGGCGACGTCGGCGATGGCGACGGTGACGATATGGCCGCCGGGGTTGTCGGGATCATCGTCGGGTGCGGCATGGACCGCGTCGTCATGATCCTTGGCGTCGGCCGGGTCGATGGTGATCAGCGGCAGGGTGCGCCAATCCTCGCGGCCGGCGAGTGTGGCGGGCTTTGCGGCTTCCGCCTCGGCGATTGTCGCCGGCTGGAACTCGTTCGGGATGCCGTGGGCGTGAATCGCGATCAGCGAGACCGCGCGCTCGGATTTCAGCGAGCCAAGCCGTTCGCGCACCCTGGCCTGGGGCGGGCCGAAGCGGCTCTCGCGGGCGAAGGAGACCGAGACGAGATCGCCGTCCTCGGCATTGCCGGTCTGGCCCTTTGGAATAATCGCCTCGCGCCCCTGCGCCTTCTTGTCGACGGGGATGAGCCGGCCAGAGCCATCGGGAAGGGCGCGGAAGATGCCGAGCACCTGCGCCTTGGCCTTGCCCATCACCTTGAGGGTGCGGCCGGACCATTGATAGCCCTCGACGCCGCGCAGCTTGGTCAGCTTGAGCAGGACATGATCGCCGACGCCCGGGGCAGCCGCGGCCGCGGTCTTCGGCTGGCGGCGGGTGTCGCGCTGGCGTTCGAGCAGGATTTTCGGCGCCTCGCCCTGGTCGGCCTCGTTCCATTCGAGCGGAACGGCGATGAGATCGCCCTCGCGGTCGCGCGTCTTGATCTCGCAGAGCAACACGGCGGGCAGGGCCGCATGCGGCTTGACCGGGCCTGATCCGCCGTTCTCCTCCAGCTCGAGATCGCGCAGCAGGCGCTTCAGCCAGATCTTGCCACCGCCATCGAGCTGGAAGGCCTTGGCGATGTCGCGTCGGCCGGGTTCGCGGCCGGCTGCGCGCTCCTCCTCGATGAAGGCGAGGATGGCGTCGCGGGAGAGGTCGGCGTCGGGACGGGACAAAGGCTCGGGCCTCGTCAGCAGCGGCTGGGCGCAAAGGACATGGATGGTTTCTGCCATGCCATGGCCGGGGGCGCCAGAACGGCCTGTGCAGAACTGCCACCTGAAACGGAGAAGGGCCGCCCTTTCGGGCAGCCCTTCCATTGCCGAACCGCAGCCCCGGTAACAGGGCTAGGCGTCACGGAAACTCACGCGCAACCGAACCCCTCATGGGACGAGTCCAGGCCACGCGCCCCCCGCGACAGCGGTTGATGACAATGAGACACTGGATCACCTCCTTTCAGTTGTTACCGACAAGGAGGAGGCTAAGGTGATTCCAAGCATTGCGTAAACGGCAAAGATTGAGCTGCTCACAGGCCGCGTCGCTGCAACAAAATCAGGCGGTAGGCCGGCAACGAGTGCGGTTGCCTAATTTGTAGGCTGCTGATCTGCTTATTGACTGGTCACTTGTTGCCGCGGCGCATGATCCTTGCGTGAGATCGGCCCCTCCCGGCAGGAAATCGCTCGCGAAACCGCCCTGAACACGCCTTGTTGCGGTGCCTCGATGGCTTTGGGCCCAGGTTGGCACGTCGTTTGCGAACTTCACCGCTAGCTGGAACGGCAGCTGGCGCCGGCAACGGCGCGGTCAACAGGGACCTCAGGGGATATCGCAGTGAAACTCACTCGTCGCACGGTCATCGGCGCCGCCTTCGCAGGCGCCACGGTTCTCTCCTCGCTGCTGCCGGCGGCGGCACAAGAGACCATCAAGGTCGGCATCCTGCACTCGCTCTCCGGCACGATGGCGATCTCCGAGACGACGTTGAAAGACGTCATGCTCATGCTCATCGAAGAGCAGAACAAGAAGGGCGGCGTGCTCGGCAAGAAGCTCGAGGCGGTCGTGGTCGATCCGGCTTCGAACTGGCCGCTCTTCGCCGAGAAGGCGCGCGAGCTGATCGTCAAGGACAAGGTCTCGGCCGTGTTCGGCTGCTGGACCTCGGTCTCGCGCAAGTCAGTGCTCCCGGTGTTCAAGGAGCTGAATTCGATTCTGTTCTACCCCGTCCAGTACGAGGGCGAGGAGAGCGAGCGCAACGTGTTCTACACCGGCGCGGCGCCGAATCAGCAGGCGATTCCCGCGGTCGACTACCTCGCCAAGGAGGAGAAGGTCGAGCGCTGGGTTCTGGCCGGCACCGACTACGTCTATCCGCGCACGACGAACAAGATCCTGGAGGCCTATCTTCTCGCCAAGGGCGTGAAGAAGGAGGACATCCTGATCAACTACACTCCGTTCGGCCATTCCGACTGGCAGACCATCGTCTCCGACAT is drawn from Bosea sp. Tri-49 and contains these coding sequences:
- a CDS encoding response regulator translates to MTKTVLIVEDNELNMKLFNDLLEAHGYATLKTADGIEAIELARTHRPDLILMDIQLPEVSGLEVTKWIKEDDALKSIPVIAVTAFAMKGDEERIREGGCEAYISKPISVGKFLETVRAYVGTA
- a CDS encoding TetR/AcrR family transcriptional regulator; the protein is MRVSREQMAENRERILETAATMFRERGFDGVGVADVMKAVGLTHGGFYGHFSSKDDLAAQALGRAFSNANHWLEEAKAAEPDAPLQAIASRYLSPLHRDDPGHGCPVAALGCDIARLGEASRAAATEGARAAITSLSSVMPGATEEERRAAALAGYATLIGALVLSRMVEDKALSEEVLAAAGAALRAEAP
- a CDS encoding DNA polymerase IV; the encoded protein is MTLPAGIASSGRVLCRDCLQDHDEARSPPGLRRCPACGSPRLLRHAERDSLHLAHIDCDAFYAAIEKRDDPSLLDKPVIVGGGKRGVVSTCCYIARMSGVRSAMPMFKALKACPEAIVVKPNMAKYVDVGRQVRKLMQELTPLVEPISIDEAFLDLGGTERLHHASPALTLARFQRRIEDEIGITISVGLSYAKFLAKVASDLDKPRGFSIIGQAEAVAFLAQKPVGMIPGIGQAGAAKLAQSGFRTIGDLAKAEIATLYRLVGKDGPRLKNLALGIDPRKVTVEHEAKTVSSETTLDVDLARFEELEPILWRLCEKTSRRLKAQELAGRTVTLKLKTHDFHLITRAVRLPEPSQLAARLFSAGRDLLKRECTGPRYRLIGIGMSDFSDPAEADRGDLADLQTPKLKAMENALDAVRAKFGDAAIEKGLSLRDRRRATSSTRSPEADPDA
- a CDS encoding RidA family protein, which codes for MNAVDTKLAALGITLPAPAAPVANYVPYVITGNLLIISGQICFGLDGKLSDAHKGKLGAEIFNEAGLEAAKLCAINVLAQAKAALGGDLGRIVRCVRLGGFINAAPHFAALPAIMNGASDFMVEVLGDAGRHARSTVGVANLPADAAVEVEAMFEIA
- a CDS encoding glycerophosphodiester phosphodiesterase family protein, producing MPAEAWLTARPIAHRGLHDAAGGVIENSLSAAAGAIAGNFAIECDVQLSADEDAVVFHDFVLDRLTAESGRVDARKAAELAQIGLKGASDRIPTLTGFLDAIGGKTPLVIEVKSRFDGDLRLTKRIAQILEGHKGQPIVLKSFDPVIVAALREFAPGFARGIVAMNEYDYGDYVRLSAAQKHALANLLHFEESRPDFISWKVADLPSAAPFLCRKALGLPLMSWTVRTPEDRARAAEHADQMVFEGFLP
- a CDS encoding cell envelope integrity EipB family protein → MKTYRGGIAGLAVMAATGAWAQSPADRVVLVPHRAVYDLVLDDGKPSRDITTARGRIAFDFSGDACDGYALSFRQVTELTSEGGPRVIDARTTSFEEGDAKSYRFKTESSAAGAPADVVDGTAKKGEAGYEVSLRAPKAETHREASAAMFPNEQMKAVIKAARAGQNTFNVRLYDGANSGKDVYDTLSVIGRKIATPAAEAPLRKPEFEKLARWPVTISYFKVGSGESTPAYTVSFELYENGVTGAIRLDYGSFALRGTLTRLDLLPASECSK
- a CDS encoding SDR family NAD(P)-dependent oxidoreductase; translated protein: MATQQLGTALITGASTGIGAVYADRLARRGYDLVLVARDEARLTALAERLGRETCRKVEWLKADLTAKADLALVEQRLREDESLTVLVNNAGMSVAGTLVEGDIDRFQTMIELNVIAPTRLAAAAARNFAARKVGAIINIASVLALAPELFNGSYSGTKAYVLNLSLSLQKELEAAGVRVQAVLPGATRTEIWARAGVNVDGFPPEMIMEVDDMVDAALAGFDQGELVTIPSLPDPVDFERYSAARLALGPNLSRNRPAERYRTVRADAA
- a CDS encoding DUF3572 domain-containing protein; this encodes MPHPITSDEAETLALKALAFLASEPERLEPFLAVTGLGPATLRGAAQEPGFLLGVLDHLCASDSLLLEFAGNLSLNPEIVAQAREILAGPPEAFEP